A region of Malaclemys terrapin pileata isolate rMalTer1 chromosome 5, rMalTer1.hap1, whole genome shotgun sequence DNA encodes the following proteins:
- the UFSP2 gene encoding ufm1-specific protease 2 isoform X3 → MSTVLTDVVILETMDILFRIRGGLDLAFQLDTTDETSAKKAVKYVFSDLSTKLSSNVLVLRICHSSVYVWPNSSMNTVPSELTDNSVCKEIIRFIQFDQEDETKRKLAKKKDKKFQDTKQIVNVDLMLEMTSPLAAVAPVIERENKRHHYVNMTLPIDVVVSVSPEEPWRNVRNLLVNAIHKQLTDMERCILKYMKGTSIVVPEQFHFMLPGKKHLVTISYPTGILENHLETYRKELHELFHLPSDRPYLRRANAYRFPDEPYKDGYLRNPHTYLNPPGIEAGMDRIDDNGWGCAYRSLQTICSWFKHQGYTEKSVPTHKEIQQALVDVGDKPAAFVGSQQWIGSVEVQLVLNQLLGITSKILFVSQGSELASQGRELANHFKTEGTPVMIGGGVLAHTILGVAWNEVTGHIKFLILDPHYTGAEDLHVILEKGWCGWKGPDFWSKDAYYNLCLPQRPKTI, encoded by the exons ATGAGTACGGTGCTGACAGACGTG GTAATTCTGGAAACTATGGACATACTCTTTAGAATAAGAGGAGGCCTGGATCTTGCATTTCAGCTGGATACTACTGATG AGACTTCGGCGAAAAAGGCAGTAAAATACGTTTTCAGTGATCTGTCGACCAAACTGTCTTCAAATGTGCTGGTATTAAGAATTTGCCATAGTTCAGTGTATGTATGGCCTAACAGTAGTATGAACACAGTTCCATCAGAACTGACTGATAATTCTGTTTGTAAGGAGATAATACGATTTATTCA ATTTGACCAAGAAGATGAGACCAAAAGAAAACTTGCAAAAAAGAAGGATAAAAAGTTCCAAGATACG AAGCAGATAGTAAATGTAGACCTTATGTTGGAAATGACATCTCCTTTGGCAGCTGTAGCCCCAGTCATTGAAAGGGAAAACAAGAGACACCACTACGTTAACATGACCTTACCAATTGATGTTGTTGTATCTGTTTCTCCAGAAGAGCCATGGAGGAA TGTACGAAATCTCCTGGTGAATGCAATTCATAAGCAACTAACTGATATGGAAAGATGCATTTTGAAATATATGAAGGGAACATCTATTGTGGTACCTGAACAATTTCACTTCATGCTACCAGGAAAAAAGCACCTTGTAACAATTTCATATCCTACAGGCATTTTAGAGAATCATCTAGAGACTTACAGAAAG GAATTACATGAACTGTTCCATCTGCCCTCCGATAGACCATATTTAAGAAGAGCGAATGCTTATCGCTTTCCAGATGAACCGTATAAAGATGGATATCTCAGAAATCCACACACCTATCTCAATCCACCTGGCATAGAGGCTGGTATG GATCGGATAGATGATAATGGCTGGGGATGTGCCTACCGGTCTCTGCAGACTATCTGTTCATGGTTCAAACATCAGGGTTACACAGAGAAATCTGTACCTACACACAAGGAGATTCAACAG GCACTTGTTGATGTTGGAGACAAACCAGCTGCATTTGTTGGGTCGCAGCAGTGGATTGGCTCTGTTGAGGTACAACTTGTATTGAACCAGTTATTAGGAATAACTTCAAAAATACTGTTTGTCAG CCAGGGTTCTGAGCTAGCTTCTCAGGGAAGAGAACTTGCTAATCATTTCAAGACTGAAGGAACTCCAGTTATGATTG GTGGAGGCGTTCTGGCTCACACAATACTAGGAGTGGCATGGAATGAGGTTACAGGACACATTAAATTTCTGATTCTAGACCCACATTACACTGGTGCAGAAGATCTGCATGTTATCTTGGAAAAG GGTTGGTGTGGATGGAAGGGTCCAGACTTTTGGAGCAAGGATGCTTATTACAACCTCTGCCTACCTCAGCGACCAAAGACTATTTAA
- the UFSP2 gene encoding ufm1-specific protease 2 isoform X1, which produces MSTVLTDVVILETMDILFRIRGGLDLAFQLDTTDETSAKKAVKYVFSDLSTKLSSNVLVLRICHSSVYVWPNSSMNTVPSELTDNSVCKEIIRFIQFDQEDETKRKLAKKKDKKFQDTKQIVNVDLMLEMTSPLAAVAPVIERENKRHHYVNMTLPIDVVVSVSPEEPWRNVRNLLVNAIHKQLTDMERCILKYMKGTSIVVPEQFHFMLPGKKHLVTISYPTGILENHLETYRKELHELFHLPSDRPYLRRANAYRFPDEPYKDGYLRNPHTYLNPPGIEAGMVYLVHGVYSYHHYMQDRIDDNGWGCAYRSLQTICSWFKHQGYTEKSVPTHKEIQQALVDVGDKPAAFVGSQQWIGSVEVQLVLNQLLGITSKILFVSQGSELASQGRELANHFKTEGTPVMIGGGVLAHTILGVAWNEVTGHIKFLILDPHYTGAEDLHVILEKGWCGWKGPDFWSKDAYYNLCLPQRPKTI; this is translated from the exons ATGAGTACGGTGCTGACAGACGTG GTAATTCTGGAAACTATGGACATACTCTTTAGAATAAGAGGAGGCCTGGATCTTGCATTTCAGCTGGATACTACTGATG AGACTTCGGCGAAAAAGGCAGTAAAATACGTTTTCAGTGATCTGTCGACCAAACTGTCTTCAAATGTGCTGGTATTAAGAATTTGCCATAGTTCAGTGTATGTATGGCCTAACAGTAGTATGAACACAGTTCCATCAGAACTGACTGATAATTCTGTTTGTAAGGAGATAATACGATTTATTCA ATTTGACCAAGAAGATGAGACCAAAAGAAAACTTGCAAAAAAGAAGGATAAAAAGTTCCAAGATACG AAGCAGATAGTAAATGTAGACCTTATGTTGGAAATGACATCTCCTTTGGCAGCTGTAGCCCCAGTCATTGAAAGGGAAAACAAGAGACACCACTACGTTAACATGACCTTACCAATTGATGTTGTTGTATCTGTTTCTCCAGAAGAGCCATGGAGGAA TGTACGAAATCTCCTGGTGAATGCAATTCATAAGCAACTAACTGATATGGAAAGATGCATTTTGAAATATATGAAGGGAACATCTATTGTGGTACCTGAACAATTTCACTTCATGCTACCAGGAAAAAAGCACCTTGTAACAATTTCATATCCTACAGGCATTTTAGAGAATCATCTAGAGACTTACAGAAAG GAATTACATGAACTGTTCCATCTGCCCTCCGATAGACCATATTTAAGAAGAGCGAATGCTTATCGCTTTCCAGATGAACCGTATAAAGATGGATATCTCAGAAATCCACACACCTATCTCAATCCACCTGGCATAGAGGCTGGTATG GTCTATTTGGTACATGGTGTATATAGTTATCATCATTATATGCAGGATCGGATAGATGATAATGGCTGGGGATGTGCCTACCGGTCTCTGCAGACTATCTGTTCATGGTTCAAACATCAGGGTTACACAGAGAAATCTGTACCTACACACAAGGAGATTCAACAG GCACTTGTTGATGTTGGAGACAAACCAGCTGCATTTGTTGGGTCGCAGCAGTGGATTGGCTCTGTTGAGGTACAACTTGTATTGAACCAGTTATTAGGAATAACTTCAAAAATACTGTTTGTCAG CCAGGGTTCTGAGCTAGCTTCTCAGGGAAGAGAACTTGCTAATCATTTCAAGACTGAAGGAACTCCAGTTATGATTG GTGGAGGCGTTCTGGCTCACACAATACTAGGAGTGGCATGGAATGAGGTTACAGGACACATTAAATTTCTGATTCTAGACCCACATTACACTGGTGCAGAAGATCTGCATGTTATCTTGGAAAAG GGTTGGTGTGGATGGAAGGGTCCAGACTTTTGGAGCAAGGATGCTTATTACAACCTCTGCCTACCTCAGCGACCAAAGACTATTTAA
- the UFSP2 gene encoding ufm1-specific protease 2 isoform X2: MSTVLTDVVILETMDILFRIRGGLDLAFQLDTTDETSAKKAVKYVFSDLSTKLSSNVLVLRICHSSVYVWPNSSMNTVPSELTDNSVCKEIIRFIQFDQEDETKRKLAKKKDKKFQDTQIVNVDLMLEMTSPLAAVAPVIERENKRHHYVNMTLPIDVVVSVSPEEPWRNVRNLLVNAIHKQLTDMERCILKYMKGTSIVVPEQFHFMLPGKKHLVTISYPTGILENHLETYRKELHELFHLPSDRPYLRRANAYRFPDEPYKDGYLRNPHTYLNPPGIEAGMVYLVHGVYSYHHYMQDRIDDNGWGCAYRSLQTICSWFKHQGYTEKSVPTHKEIQQALVDVGDKPAAFVGSQQWIGSVEVQLVLNQLLGITSKILFVSQGSELASQGRELANHFKTEGTPVMIGGGVLAHTILGVAWNEVTGHIKFLILDPHYTGAEDLHVILEKGWCGWKGPDFWSKDAYYNLCLPQRPKTI, from the exons ATGAGTACGGTGCTGACAGACGTG GTAATTCTGGAAACTATGGACATACTCTTTAGAATAAGAGGAGGCCTGGATCTTGCATTTCAGCTGGATACTACTGATG AGACTTCGGCGAAAAAGGCAGTAAAATACGTTTTCAGTGATCTGTCGACCAAACTGTCTTCAAATGTGCTGGTATTAAGAATTTGCCATAGTTCAGTGTATGTATGGCCTAACAGTAGTATGAACACAGTTCCATCAGAACTGACTGATAATTCTGTTTGTAAGGAGATAATACGATTTATTCA ATTTGACCAAGAAGATGAGACCAAAAGAAAACTTGCAAAAAAGAAGGATAAAAAGTTCCAAGATACG CAGATAGTAAATGTAGACCTTATGTTGGAAATGACATCTCCTTTGGCAGCTGTAGCCCCAGTCATTGAAAGGGAAAACAAGAGACACCACTACGTTAACATGACCTTACCAATTGATGTTGTTGTATCTGTTTCTCCAGAAGAGCCATGGAGGAA TGTACGAAATCTCCTGGTGAATGCAATTCATAAGCAACTAACTGATATGGAAAGATGCATTTTGAAATATATGAAGGGAACATCTATTGTGGTACCTGAACAATTTCACTTCATGCTACCAGGAAAAAAGCACCTTGTAACAATTTCATATCCTACAGGCATTTTAGAGAATCATCTAGAGACTTACAGAAAG GAATTACATGAACTGTTCCATCTGCCCTCCGATAGACCATATTTAAGAAGAGCGAATGCTTATCGCTTTCCAGATGAACCGTATAAAGATGGATATCTCAGAAATCCACACACCTATCTCAATCCACCTGGCATAGAGGCTGGTATG GTCTATTTGGTACATGGTGTATATAGTTATCATCATTATATGCAGGATCGGATAGATGATAATGGCTGGGGATGTGCCTACCGGTCTCTGCAGACTATCTGTTCATGGTTCAAACATCAGGGTTACACAGAGAAATCTGTACCTACACACAAGGAGATTCAACAG GCACTTGTTGATGTTGGAGACAAACCAGCTGCATTTGTTGGGTCGCAGCAGTGGATTGGCTCTGTTGAGGTACAACTTGTATTGAACCAGTTATTAGGAATAACTTCAAAAATACTGTTTGTCAG CCAGGGTTCTGAGCTAGCTTCTCAGGGAAGAGAACTTGCTAATCATTTCAAGACTGAAGGAACTCCAGTTATGATTG GTGGAGGCGTTCTGGCTCACACAATACTAGGAGTGGCATGGAATGAGGTTACAGGACACATTAAATTTCTGATTCTAGACCCACATTACACTGGTGCAGAAGATCTGCATGTTATCTTGGAAAAG GGTTGGTGTGGATGGAAGGGTCCAGACTTTTGGAGCAAGGATGCTTATTACAACCTCTGCCTACCTCAGCGACCAAAGACTATTTAA
- the UFSP2 gene encoding ufm1-specific protease 2 isoform X4, whose translation MNTVPSELTDNSVCKEIIRFIQFDQEDETKRKLAKKKDKKFQDTKQIVNVDLMLEMTSPLAAVAPVIERENKRHHYVNMTLPIDVVVSVSPEEPWRNVRNLLVNAIHKQLTDMERCILKYMKGTSIVVPEQFHFMLPGKKHLVTISYPTGILENHLETYRKELHELFHLPSDRPYLRRANAYRFPDEPYKDGYLRNPHTYLNPPGIEAGMVYLVHGVYSYHHYMQDRIDDNGWGCAYRSLQTICSWFKHQGYTEKSVPTHKEIQQALVDVGDKPAAFVGSQQWIGSVEVQLVLNQLLGITSKILFVSQGSELASQGRELANHFKTEGTPVMIGGGVLAHTILGVAWNEVTGHIKFLILDPHYTGAEDLHVILEKGWCGWKGPDFWSKDAYYNLCLPQRPKTI comes from the exons ATGAACACAGTTCCATCAGAACTGACTGATAATTCTGTTTGTAAGGAGATAATACGATTTATTCA ATTTGACCAAGAAGATGAGACCAAAAGAAAACTTGCAAAAAAGAAGGATAAAAAGTTCCAAGATACG AAGCAGATAGTAAATGTAGACCTTATGTTGGAAATGACATCTCCTTTGGCAGCTGTAGCCCCAGTCATTGAAAGGGAAAACAAGAGACACCACTACGTTAACATGACCTTACCAATTGATGTTGTTGTATCTGTTTCTCCAGAAGAGCCATGGAGGAA TGTACGAAATCTCCTGGTGAATGCAATTCATAAGCAACTAACTGATATGGAAAGATGCATTTTGAAATATATGAAGGGAACATCTATTGTGGTACCTGAACAATTTCACTTCATGCTACCAGGAAAAAAGCACCTTGTAACAATTTCATATCCTACAGGCATTTTAGAGAATCATCTAGAGACTTACAGAAAG GAATTACATGAACTGTTCCATCTGCCCTCCGATAGACCATATTTAAGAAGAGCGAATGCTTATCGCTTTCCAGATGAACCGTATAAAGATGGATATCTCAGAAATCCACACACCTATCTCAATCCACCTGGCATAGAGGCTGGTATG GTCTATTTGGTACATGGTGTATATAGTTATCATCATTATATGCAGGATCGGATAGATGATAATGGCTGGGGATGTGCCTACCGGTCTCTGCAGACTATCTGTTCATGGTTCAAACATCAGGGTTACACAGAGAAATCTGTACCTACACACAAGGAGATTCAACAG GCACTTGTTGATGTTGGAGACAAACCAGCTGCATTTGTTGGGTCGCAGCAGTGGATTGGCTCTGTTGAGGTACAACTTGTATTGAACCAGTTATTAGGAATAACTTCAAAAATACTGTTTGTCAG CCAGGGTTCTGAGCTAGCTTCTCAGGGAAGAGAACTTGCTAATCATTTCAAGACTGAAGGAACTCCAGTTATGATTG GTGGAGGCGTTCTGGCTCACACAATACTAGGAGTGGCATGGAATGAGGTTACAGGACACATTAAATTTCTGATTCTAGACCCACATTACACTGGTGCAGAAGATCTGCATGTTATCTTGGAAAAG GGTTGGTGTGGATGGAAGGGTCCAGACTTTTGGAGCAAGGATGCTTATTACAACCTCTGCCTACCTCAGCGACCAAAGACTATTTAA